One window of the Pristiophorus japonicus isolate sPriJap1 chromosome 23, sPriJap1.hap1, whole genome shotgun sequence genome contains the following:
- the LOC139235325 gene encoding histone-lysine N-methyltransferase PRDM9-like translates to MEKPWKCVDCGKGFRSPSVLEIHQHSHTGVRPFTCPECGKRFTQSSDLLKHQRVHTGERPFTCSECGKGFTASSDLLKHQRVHTGERPFTCSECGKGFTCSSNLLKHQRVHTGERPFTCSECGKGFTCSSNLLTHQRVHTGVRPFTCSECGKGFTQPSILLTHQRIHTGERPFTCSECGKGFTQSSHLQSHQRVHTEERPFTCSECGKGFTCSSNLLAHQRVHTGERPFTCYECGKGFTCSSHLLTHQGVHTGERPFTCSECGKGFTQSSNMLTHQRVHTGERPFTCSECGKGFTQSSTLLKHQRVHK, encoded by the coding sequence atggagaaaccgtggaaatgtgtggactgtgggaagggattcagatcaccatctgtcctggaaattcatcaacacagtcacactggggtgaggccgttcacctgccctgagtgtgggaagcgattcactcagtcatccgacctgctgaaacaccagcgagttcacactggggagaggccattcacctgctcggagtgtgggaagggattcactgcatcatctgacctgctgaaacaccagcgagttcacactggggagaggccgttcacctgctcagagtgtgggaagggattcacttgttcatccaacctgctgaaacaccagcgagttcacactggggagaggccgttcacctgctcagagtgtgggaagggattcacttgttcatccaacctgctgacacaccagcgagttcacactggggtgaggccgttcacctgctcggagtgtgggaagggattcactcagccatccatcctgctgacacaccagcgaattcacactggggagaggccgttcacttgctctgagtgtgggaagggattcactcagtcatcccacctgcagtcacaccagcgagtgcacactgaggagaggccgttcacctgctcggagtgtgggaagggattcacttgttcatccaacctgctggcacaccagcgagttcacactggggagaggccgttcacctgctatgagtgtgggaagggattcacttgttcatcccacctgctgacacaccagggagttcacactggggagaggccattcacatgctctgaatgtgggaagggattcacacagtCATCCAacatgctgacacaccagcgagtacacactggagagaggccgttcacctgctcggagtgtgggaagggattcactcagtcatccaccctgctgaaacaccagcgagttcacaagtga